The following are from one region of the Venenivibrio stagnispumantis genome:
- a CDS encoding phospholipase D family protein, with product MAKHNGMERGLFDIGLTSKQELAEKPCLIINEDGITERRNINPASLLEGFNKVLAITFSTSINAIFDVFKNFNQIELLIGIEENEISIQYFLKEIREKIKPFLIKSLQKEIEIYHLPNSHRKLYLLGKDNEIKRVILGSANASISAWFGVQGEDFIVIDNPNLIQTYINDYYQEKSKAKTIVDKDFKREILKDAEKKGISPSINIETAILNGNIQVLKEVAEKSAELATNITIKNIIVNKIVPDTTIIQEEKKKLEEVEEDIKFLNQKRKEIILAKDNIEKLKDVLKELQKQRTEETTIYHDISYGFLYNGFPIYIDDDIRTKAKEMAKLLREYIEISKNSSYKHPSLIGEAIVFAFNSPIIYFIRKRAFEEGIDLNLFPIFALLGGVAKAGKSTILEVIARLLGTLKINYRRLQKTQNSQAYTIEAKLFSDNLSPLLIDEVNPKHFSESALQDVLKHTSEDERTKRVLILTSNLQDFSGGLQVLRRACFLPFEVQVKSDAKGIEKIMRGLDNSLFLMFLNYLNDKKIEINPDPDDPLKIAREFLLNEGVPVPESYQGRYEEVIRKSWRILYQSSPEIFEEAPEVDGKHEKGKKVKAFKVKKEKVGFLIPLESFEINSTFPDYYILDKEKFLEEIGEKNTGLTIIDRFKKLFN from the coding sequence ATGGCAAAGCATAATGGTATGGAAAGAGGACTTTTTGATATAGGATTGACATCAAAACAAGAACTGGCAGAAAAACCATGCCTTATTATTAATGAAGATGGGATTACGGAGAGGAGAAATATAAATCCTGCTTCATTATTGGAAGGATTTAATAAAGTTTTAGCCATTACATTTTCCACATCAATTAATGCTATCTTTGATGTATTTAAAAATTTTAATCAGATTGAGCTTTTAATAGGAATAGAAGAAAATGAAATATCAATACAATATTTTTTAAAGGAAATACGAGAAAAAATTAAACCTTTTCTTATTAAGTCATTACAAAAAGAGATAGAAATTTATCATCTTCCTAATTCTCACAGAAAATTATATCTTCTCGGAAAAGATAATGAAATAAAAAGGGTTATTTTAGGAAGTGCAAATGCATCTATAAGTGCTTGGTTTGGAGTGCAAGGAGAAGATTTTATAGTAATAGATAATCCGAATCTAATTCAAACCTACATAAATGATTATTATCAAGAAAAAAGTAAGGCTAAAACCATAGTAGATAAAGATTTCAAAAGGGAAATATTAAAAGATGCAGAAAAGAAAGGAATATCCCCTAGTATTAATATAGAAACAGCAATACTTAATGGGAATATTCAAGTTTTAAAAGAAGTGGCAGAGAAATCTGCAGAACTTGCAACAAATATTACTATTAAAAATATTATTGTAAATAAAATAGTCCCTGACACAACGATTATACAAGAAGAGAAAAAGAAACTGGAAGAAGTAGAAGAAGATATTAAGTTTTTAAACCAAAAAAGAAAAGAAATTATACTGGCAAAAGATAATATTGAAAAACTTAAAGATGTATTAAAAGAACTACAAAAACAAAGAACTGAAGAAACTACTATATATCATGATATTTCTTATGGATTTCTATATAATGGATTTCCTATATACATTGATGATGATATAAGAACAAAAGCAAAGGAAATGGCAAAACTTTTAAGAGAATATATAGAAATATCAAAGAATTCAAGTTATAAGCATCCATCTCTTATAGGTGAGGCAATAGTTTTTGCATTTAATTCTCCGATTATATATTTTATAAGAAAAAGAGCCTTTGAAGAAGGAATTGACCTTAATCTCTTCCCGATTTTTGCACTTTTAGGGGGAGTAGCAAAAGCAGGAAAAAGTACAATTCTTGAAGTTATAGCAAGGCTCTTAGGAACCTTAAAAATAAATTACAGAAGATTACAGAAAACTCAAAATAGCCAAGCTTACACCATTGAAGCTAAACTTTTTTCTGATAATCTTTCACCTTTATTGATAGATGAAGTAAATCCTAAGCATTTTTCTGAAAGTGCATTACAAGATGTTTTAAAACATACAAGTGAAGATGAAAGAACTAAGAGGGTGTTAATTCTTACATCTAATTTACAAGATTTTTCAGGCGGATTACAGGTTTTGAGAAGAGCATGTTTTTTACCTTTTGAAGTTCAGGTAAAATCTGATGCAAAAGGTATAGAAAAAATAATGCGTGGTTTAGATAACTCTCTTTTCTTAATGTTCTTAAATTATTTAAACGATAAGAAAATTGAAATTAATCCTGATCCGGATGACCCACTTAAAATTGCAAGAGAATTTCTTTTAAATGAAGGAGTTCCTGTTCCGGAAAGTTATCAAGGAAGATACGAGGAAGTAATCAGAAAGAGTTGGAGAATTCTTTATCAAAGTTCACCGGAAATTTTTGAAGAAGCACCGGAAGTAGATGGAAAACATGAAAAAGGAAAGAAAGTTAAAGCTTTTAAAGTAAAGAAAGAGAAAGTTGGATTTTTAATTCCATTGGAAAGTTTTGAAATAAATTCTACCTTCCCTGATTACTATATCTTGGATAAAGAAAAATTTTTAGAAGAAATTGGAGAAAAAAATACCGGTTTAACTATTA
- a CDS encoding MBL fold metallo-hydrolase produces MIIERFFIGDGISHISYLIAGQTKAIVIDPKRDIEDYIQKAKEFGVEIEAVLVTHLHADFIGGHYELAEKTGAKLYLPAKQESKREHISVKEGDVIQIENIKIDVLDTPGHTPEHVSYVFTDLSRGEEPVAVFTGDTLFVGDVGRPDLFPDKKDELAKKLYNSLQKLLKLPDFVEVYPAHGAGTLCGKALSTKRSSTIGYERKFNKLLSLPEEEFIKTLLDGMPPAPDHFKRCSKINEEGAIYISNLPSPKALSVNEFENLIDENKIILDTRSYLSWIGGHIPESISMDYKFMPFSLFAGWILDPEKEILLVIENNKEIDDITIKLRRVGIDNIVGYLENHIFAWTKAGKPIKSFKAISTNELEEKLKDENFILLDVRAKSELINGKIENSINIPLPELRERYNELDKNKEIVIYCGLGPRGSLAASLLERLGFENILVLAGGFTGWNNYKKSSSVKT; encoded by the coding sequence ATGATAATAGAAAGATTTTTTATTGGAGATGGAATATCTCATATATCTTATCTGATTGCAGGTCAAACAAAAGCTATTGTAATAGACCCAAAAAGAGATATTGAAGATTACATCCAAAAGGCAAAAGAATTTGGGGTAGAAATTGAAGCTGTTCTTGTAACACATCTACATGCAGATTTTATAGGTGGTCATTATGAGCTTGCTGAAAAAACCGGTGCAAAACTTTATTTACCAGCAAAGCAGGAAAGTAAAAGAGAACATATCTCTGTTAAAGAGGGAGATGTAATACAGATAGAAAACATAAAAATAGATGTTTTAGATACTCCAGGACATACTCCTGAACATGTATCTTATGTATTTACAGATTTATCCCGCGGAGAAGAGCCTGTTGCAGTTTTTACCGGAGATACTCTTTTTGTCGGTGATGTGGGAAGACCGGATTTATTTCCGGATAAAAAAGATGAACTTGCCAAAAAATTATATAATTCTTTACAAAAACTATTGAAACTTCCTGATTTTGTAGAAGTTTATCCGGCACATGGAGCAGGAACATTATGCGGTAAAGCATTATCAACAAAAAGAAGCTCTACTATAGGCTATGAAAGAAAATTTAACAAGCTTTTATCTCTTCCGGAAGAAGAATTTATTAAAACTTTATTAGATGGAATGCCACCTGCACCTGACCATTTCAAAAGATGTTCTAAAATAAATGAAGAAGGTGCTATATATATTTCAAATCTTCCTTCTCCAAAAGCTTTATCTGTAAATGAATTTGAGAACTTAATAGATGAAAATAAAATTATTCTTGATACAAGGTCTTATCTTTCATGGATAGGAGGACATATTCCAGAATCTATAAGTATGGATTATAAATTTATGCCTTTCTCATTATTTGCAGGATGGATACTTGACCCAGAAAAAGAGATTTTACTTGTAATAGAAAATAATAAAGAAATTGATGATATAACTATTAAACTTAGAAGAGTTGGAATAGATAATATCGTGGGATACCTTGAAAATCATATATTTGCTTGGACAAAAGCAGGAAAACCAATAAAATCTTTTAAGGCTATATCTACAAATGAATTAGAAGAAAAACTTAAGGATGAAAATTTTATTCTTTTAGATGTTAGAGCAAAATCTGAACTAATAAATGGCAAGATAGAAAACTCTATAAACATTCCATTACCGGAACTCAGAGAAAGATATAATGAACTTGATAAAAATAAAGAAATAGTTATATATTGTGGTTTGGGTCCAAGAGGCTCATTGGCTGCAAGTTTACTTGAAAGATTAGGATTTGAAAACATATTAGTTCTTGCAGGTGGTTTTACAGGCTGGAATAATTATAAAAAATCTTCTTCTGTAAAAACATAA
- a CDS encoding GTPase, producing the protein MEKPREWLREKSIAKKILTESNLVLEVIDARIPFETRNAVVEQFAKERNKSLIIVMNKSDLVPKDFLMKAKQMIEKEYPVIVFSAHKNIGIKELQEKLKEIAKKKGIIKVGVLGYPNVGKSSIINSLKKKKVAITSPKPGMTTGEKLIKLDENIFLIDTPGIITLEFQENLALKGSYIPEKLQQPVEIALKLIEKIYKEKKEALKELYKIEPEEDSLKTLEKIAEKLNYKISGGELDLDRTAKKVLWDWIKGNLKAYWL; encoded by the coding sequence TTGGAAAAACCAAGAGAATGGCTTAGGGAAAAAAGTATAGCAAAAAAGATATTGACAGAATCAAATTTAGTATTAGAAGTAATAGATGCAAGGATACCATTTGAGACAAGAAATGCAGTTGTAGAGCAGTTTGCAAAAGAGAGAAATAAAAGCCTGATTATTGTAATGAATAAATCAGACCTTGTTCCGAAAGATTTTTTAATGAAAGCAAAACAGATGATAGAAAAAGAGTATCCGGTAATTGTATTTTCTGCTCATAAAAATATAGGTATAAAAGAATTACAGGAGAAATTAAAAGAGATAGCGAAAAAAAAGGGCATTATAAAGGTAGGAGTTTTAGGTTATCCTAATGTTGGAAAATCTTCTATTATAAATAGCTTGAAAAAGAAAAAAGTAGCCATAACCTCTCCAAAACCCGGAATGACAACCGGAGAAAAATTAATAAAATTAGATGAAAATATATTCTTGATAGATACTCCCGGAATAATAACCCTTGAATTTCAAGAAAATTTAGCATTAAAAGGCTCATATATACCGGAAAAGCTACAGCAACCGGTAGAAATTGCTTTAAAACTTATAGAAAAAATATATAAAGAAAAAAAAGAGGCTTTAAAAGAGCTTTATAAGATAGAGCCGGAAGAAGATAGCTTAAAAACCCTTGAGAAAATCGCAGAAAAATTAAATTATAAAATTTCCGGTGGAGAGCTTGATTTAGACAGAACCGCAAAAAAAGTATTATGGGATTGGATAAAAGGAAATTTAAAAGCATACTGGTTATGA
- a CDS encoding (Fe-S)-binding protein — protein MSVNYIEPKLTIELASQCVKCSACRSVCPTYSVVKEERSSPRGRLALAEMVVSGEMPLTEDVVAQWNQCAMCRRCEWICPNEVEYKEIMFRARNLGKEKAKRDIFKEVVFKGLAMMGNPLTKIGMKFAPSLLSAYGKALGKEVPEYNSVYIDVGIPKYAKLMPKPSAKPFGLRGKEVKTEKPKGRLLFFTGCMIDAFHGKTGESVLKLMEKAGYDVVVPKDIRCCGAPHLYSGEIEAFNKLMEHNKKEIDKYEFDAIVVACPTCGGALKEEYHYPVKDFAEILREEGFYTFKGNGEKVTFHFPCHSYTAMKTNPNVFRDVLQNVKDVSYVEGEEAMMCCGFAGYFSVANYEVASELQKRKVEDIKKTEATYVLSDCPGCVLNIADGMYKHDYYKNIKVMHLAEYLAERLIEEGE, from the coding sequence ATGTCTGTTAATTATATAGAACCAAAATTAACCATAGAGCTTGCATCCCAATGTGTAAAATGTTCTGCCTGCAGGTCTGTTTGTCCTACTTATAGTGTTGTAAAAGAAGAAAGGTCTTCTCCAAGAGGAAGGCTTGCTCTTGCAGAAATGGTTGTAAGTGGAGAAATGCCATTAACAGAAGATGTAGTAGCCCAATGGAACCAATGTGCTATGTGCAGGAGATGTGAATGGATATGTCCTAATGAAGTTGAATATAAAGAAATTATGTTTAGAGCAAGGAATTTAGGAAAAGAAAAAGCAAAAAGAGATATATTTAAAGAAGTTGTATTTAAAGGTCTTGCAATGATGGGTAATCCTCTGACAAAAATAGGAATGAAATTTGCTCCTTCTTTACTTTCTGCTTACGGAAAAGCCCTTGGAAAAGAAGTTCCTGAGTATAACTCTGTTTATATAGATGTAGGAATACCTAAATATGCTAAGCTTATGCCAAAACCTTCTGCTAAGCCATTTGGACTAAGAGGAAAAGAGGTTAAAACAGAAAAACCAAAAGGAAGATTATTATTTTTTACCGGTTGTATGATAGATGCTTTCCACGGAAAAACCGGTGAAAGCGTATTAAAACTTATGGAAAAAGCAGGATATGATGTAGTTGTCCCAAAAGATATAAGATGTTGTGGAGCACCCCATTTATATAGCGGTGAGATAGAAGCATTTAATAAATTGATGGAACATAATAAAAAAGAGATAGATAAATATGAGTTTGATGCTATTGTGGTAGCGTGTCCTACCTGTGGTGGAGCATTAAAAGAAGAATATCATTATCCTGTGAAAGATTTTGCAGAAATATTAAGAGAAGAAGGATTTTATACCTTTAAAGGAAACGGAGAAAAAGTAACTTTCCATTTTCCTTGCCACTCTTACACTGCTATGAAAACAAACCCGAATGTATTTAGAGATGTTCTTCAAAATGTAAAAGATGTAAGCTATGTAGAAGGCGAAGAAGCTATGATGTGTTGCGGTTTTGCCGGATATTTCTCTGTTGCTAATTATGAAGTAGCTTCAGAGCTTCAAAAAAGAAAAGTAGAAGATATAAAGAAAACCGAGGCAACCTATGTTTTAAGCGATTGTCCCGGATGTGTTTTAAATATAGCAGACGGAATGTATAAACATGATTATTATAAAAATATAAAAGTAATGCATCTTGCAGAATATCTTGCAGAGAGATTAATAGAAGAAGGAGAATAA
- a CDS encoding ABC transporter permease, translating to MPLYIQIAFRYLLSIKSKVLSFMTVISVIGIIVGVTALIVTLAIMSGFSYGLKQKILDTAPTIIITTLSNNKMLQNDPVVEKEIKNIKEVVDYEPFVYSNAIASKDESVFHIIVRGVYPEKDKNIASIDKKLIAGDYRLLNNEDAVIIGKDLAVALGVWVGDSFNIISPIGRKTALGFLPKMKKVYVAGIADFGMFEYDSSFVGININSAREFFDMGSYITGYQLKLKDPYQAEKIKDILEKKLPPDYIVKSWMDLNKSLFQALELEKLAMFMVIALIILVASFNISSLLTTKAREKRKDIAILKTIGADNNLILKIFLSQGLIIGLIGTTIGVLLGLSIVYVADSYHLVKLNPDVYLINYLPFKISTLEVLAVFFTSLIICFISSIFPAYSASKENIAEILRYE from the coding sequence ATGCCGTTATATATCCAGATAGCATTTAGATATTTATTATCTATAAAATCAAAAGTGTTATCTTTTATGACTGTTATATCAGTTATAGGAATAATAGTTGGTGTGACGGCTTTAATTGTTACCTTAGCTATTATGTCCGGTTTTTCTTATGGTTTAAAGCAAAAAATACTTGATACAGCCCCTACAATTATAATAACTACTTTATCAAATAACAAAATGCTACAAAATGACCCTGTTGTAGAAAAAGAGATTAAAAATATAAAAGAAGTGGTAGATTATGAACCATTTGTTTATTCAAATGCCATAGCATCAAAAGATGAATCTGTATTTCATATAATTGTTAGAGGAGTATATCCGGAAAAAGACAAAAACATAGCTTCAATTGATAAAAAATTAATAGCCGGTGATTATAGATTACTTAACAATGAAGATGCAGTAATCATAGGTAAAGATTTAGCAGTAGCCCTTGGAGTATGGGTAGGAGATAGCTTTAATATTATTTCCCCAATTGGAAGGAAAACAGCCCTTGGATTTTTACCCAAGATGAAAAAGGTTTATGTAGCAGGAATAGCAGATTTTGGTATGTTTGAATATGATTCTTCTTTTGTAGGAATAAATATAAATTCTGCAAGAGAATTTTTTGATATGGGCAGTTATATAACCGGATACCAACTAAAATTAAAAGACCCATACCAAGCAGAAAAGATAAAAGATATTTTAGAAAAAAAATTACCACCTGATTATATAGTAAAATCATGGATGGATTTAAATAAAAGCCTATTTCAAGCATTGGAACTTGAAAAACTTGCTATGTTTATGGTAATTGCATTAATAATTTTAGTGGCTTCATTTAATATTTCCAGCTTACTTACAACAAAAGCAAGAGAAAAGAGAAAAGATATAGCTATCCTAAAAACCATAGGAGCAGATAATAACTTAATTTTAAAAATATTTTTATCCCAAGGTTTAATAATAGGATTAATTGGAACAACTATTGGTGTATTACTTGGATTATCTATTGTGTATGTAGCAGATAGTTATCATCTTGTAAAATTAAATCCGGATGTTTATCTTATAAATTATCTTCCTTTTAAAATATCTACATTGGAAGTTTTAGCAGTATTTTTTACATCTTTAATAATATGTTTTATTTCTTCAATTTTTCCGGCTTATTCAGCATCAAAAGAAAATATAGCAGAAATACTTAGATATGAGTAA
- a CDS encoding serine/threonine protein kinase, with the protein MFFEKIKDDIKDLKQIGEGWKAKIYAGYYNGLLLSFKIPIKKDYTFSIKKEGIILKELNKYNIGAKLYLLGEDFIAYRYIEGRPLNEVLNKENSKILLSNLLNQARKLDILKINKEEMHKPYSNVLVTDNYDVYLIDFERASKTLSPKNVTQLITFFLNNKDLFENIDKDKIINLLKIYKNGYSEDTFIKLKNEFFK; encoded by the coding sequence ATGTTTTTTGAAAAGATAAAAGATGATATAAAAGATTTAAAACAGATAGGAGAAGGCTGGAAGGCAAAAATATATGCCGGATACTACAATGGCCTTCTCTTATCTTTTAAAATACCTATCAAAAAAGATTATACATTTTCAATAAAAAAAGAAGGCATTATTTTAAAAGAGTTAAATAAATATAATATAGGAGCAAAACTATATTTATTAGGTGAAGATTTTATAGCATATAGATATATAGAAGGAAGACCTTTAAATGAAGTTTTAAATAAAGAAAATAGCAAAATTCTCTTATCAAATTTATTAAATCAGGCAAGAAAACTTGATATATTAAAAATAAATAAAGAAGAGATGCATAAACCTTACTCAAATGTTTTGGTAACTGATAATTATGATGTATATCTGATAGATTTTGAAAGAGCATCTAAAACATTATCACCAAAAAATGTAACCCAGCTTATAACATTTTTCTTAAATAATAAAGATTTGTTTGAAAATATAGATAAAGATAAAATAATAAATCTGCTTAAAATTTACAAAAATGGATATTCAGAAGATACTTTTATAAAGTTAAAAAATGAGTTTTTTAAATAA
- a CDS encoding superoxide dismutase, whose amino-acid sequence MKVVKLQPKDYLKPKGLVGISDEQIEVHFEGHYKGYVAKYNEIQEKLASDFADRSKANQNYSEYRALKVEESFNYMGVILHELYFENLIGGGKGEPSKELKTAIEETFGSVDNCLNEIKATGIACRGWSTLSYDVYNKMLFVNGFDAHNQYGFVGSFPLIVLDVYEHAYYVDQKNKRPPYIDAFFKNLNWDVINQRYERAIKA is encoded by the coding sequence ATGAAAGTAGTAAAACTTCAACCAAAGGATTATCTTAAACCAAAAGGTTTAGTTGGTATCTCTGATGAGCAGATTGAAGTTCATTTTGAAGGTCATTATAAAGGTTATGTAGCAAAATATAATGAAATTCAAGAAAAGTTGGCATCTGATTTTGCAGATAGGTCTAAGGCAAATCAAAATTATTCTGAATACAGGGCTTTAAAAGTTGAAGAAAGCTTTAACTATATGGGTGTTATTCTTCATGAATTATATTTTGAAAATTTAATAGGTGGTGGAAAAGGAGAGCCTTCTAAGGAGTTGAAAACTGCAATAGAAGAAACATTTGGCTCTGTTGACAACTGTCTAAATGAAATAAAAGCAACCGGAATAGCTTGCAGAGGTTGGTCTACCTTATCTTATGATGTTTATAATAAAATGCTTTTTGTAAATGGATTTGATGCCCATAACCAATATGGCTTTGTTGGTTCTTTTCCTCTAATAGTTCTTGATGTCTATGAGCATGCTTATTATGTAGACCAAAAGAACAAAAGACCACCTTATATAGATGCATTCTTCAAAAATCTAAACTGGGATGTAATTAACCAAAGATATGAAAGAGCAATAAAAGCTTAA
- a CDS encoding desulfoferrodoxin family protein → MPKVNSYVDISTIDKEAKRDFIDRHSPFVHVEGEAIKGEKLKVKVRVGNEYVHPDDFDHYIAYVQLWDGDTFLAQVNFVPGVMGNKPNQAEVDFYIVPTKDKLKLNAMSYCTKHGLWQSETVEVNVIEKEPSNV, encoded by the coding sequence ATGCCAAAAGTAAATAGCTATGTAGACATTAGCACTATTGACAAAGAAGCTAAAAGAGATTTTATTGACAGACATTCTCCATTTGTTCATGTAGAAGGTGAAGCTATAAAAGGAGAAAAACTTAAGGTAAAAGTTAGAGTTGGTAATGAGTATGTTCATCCGGATGATTTTGACCATTATATTGCTTATGTTCAGTTATGGGATGGAGATACATTTTTAGCACAGGTTAATTTTGTTCCTGGAGTAATGGGAAATAAACCAAACCAAGCAGAAGTAGATTTTTATATAGTTCCTACAAAAGATAAGCTCAAACTCAATGCTATGAGCTACTGCACAAAACACGGTCTTTGGCAAAGTGAAACAGTTGAGGTTAATGTTATAGAAAAAGAACCTTCTAACGTTTAA
- a CDS encoding malate dehydrogenase: MGEYQRPTVSIIGAGNVGEHVANLIAIRELANIKMFDLPRKTEDKTFEVVKGKALDIKQMATSLGVDVDVKGYTVTPDGQGYEPLRNSDIVVITAGFPRRPGMSRDDLLTANVNIIRTVSERIALYAPNATVIVVSNPVDVLTYATLKITGFSKNKVLGMAGVLDTARFKAFIAMELKVSVKNINCYVLGSHGDDMVPLLSASNVGGIPLTKLFSKEKLEELINRTKFGGGEIVNLMGTSAYHAPGSSVVEMIEAILRDKKEILPCSVYLEGEDAKFYNAYDVCIGLPVKVGAHGWEEVVKLELSEEEKKMWESSVKSVKEGINRIKELKLI; encoded by the coding sequence ATGGGAGAGTATCAAAGACCTACGGTTTCTATTATTGGAGCGGGAAATGTGGGGGAACATGTTGCCAATCTTATAGCTATTAGAGAACTTGCAAATATAAAGATGTTTGACCTTCCAAGAAAAACTGAAGATAAAACATTTGAAGTGGTAAAAGGAAAAGCCCTTGATATAAAACAGATGGCAACTTCACTTGGTGTAGATGTTGATGTAAAAGGTTATACCGTTACACCTGATGGACAGGGATACGAACCATTAAGAAACTCTGATATAGTTGTTATAACTGCCGGATTTCCAAGAAGACCCGGAATGAGTAGAGATGATTTATTGACTGCAAATGTAAACATTATAAGAACAGTTTCAGAAAGGATAGCCTTATATGCTCCAAATGCTACTGTTATTGTTGTATCTAATCCGGTAGATGTCCTAACTTATGCAACATTGAAAATAACAGGATTTTCAAAAAATAAAGTGCTTGGAATGGCAGGAGTTTTAGATACAGCAAGATTTAAAGCATTTATAGCAATGGAGTTAAAAGTTTCTGTAAAAAATATAAACTGTTATGTGCTTGGTAGCCACGGAGATGATATGGTTCCTCTTTTATCGGCTTCTAATGTAGGGGGAATACCATTAACAAAATTATTTAGTAAAGAAAAACTTGAAGAACTAATTAATAGAACAAAATTTGGTGGTGGAGAGATAGTTAATCTTATGGGAACTTCTGCTTATCACGCTCCCGGTTCTTCTGTTGTTGAGATGATAGAAGCAATATTAAGGGATAAAAAAGAGATACTTCCTTGCTCTGTTTATCTTGAAGGAGAAGATGCAAAATTTTATAATGCTTATGATGTTTGTATAGGTCTTCCAGTTAAAGTTGGAGCTCATGGATGGGAAGAAGTAGTAAAATTAGAACTTTCCGAGGAAGAGAAAAAAATGTGGGAATCTTCTGTAAAATCTGTTAAAGAAGGCATAAATAGAATAAAAGAGTTAAAATTAATATAG
- a CDS encoding fumarate hydratase: protein MRTIDAKTITEAVKKLVMEANYFLPEDVLTAFKEAINKEESPLGKEILQEIVKNAEVAASEQIAYCQDTGYPVFFVDIGQDVHIVGGYITDAINEGVRQATKEGYLRASLSFDPVFERKNTGDNTPALIYYNIVPGDKIKIKFAAKGGGSENQSKQAMLKPADGWEGVKKFVLQAIANAGPNACPPFTVGVGIGGTFDYSAVLAKKALFRKVGEPNPDPIAAKIEKEILEDANKLGVGPLGFGGTVTAIDVKVEMAPCHIASLPVAVNIQCHAARHKEIEI from the coding sequence TTGAGAACTATAGATGCAAAAACAATAACAGAAGCAGTAAAAAAATTAGTAATGGAAGCAAACTATTTTTTACCTGAAGATGTTCTAACTGCTTTCAAAGAAGCTATAAATAAAGAAGAATCACCTCTTGGAAAGGAGATATTACAGGAAATAGTAAAGAATGCAGAAGTAGCAGCTTCCGAGCAGATTGCATACTGCCAAGATACCGGATATCCTGTTTTCTTTGTAGATATAGGTCAGGATGTTCATATAGTGGGTGGATATATAACAGATGCAATAAATGAAGGAGTAAGACAGGCAACAAAAGAAGGGTATCTTAGAGCTTCTTTATCTTTTGACCCTGTTTTTGAAAGAAAAAACACAGGAGATAATACACCGGCTCTTATATATTACAACATTGTGCCTGGAGATAAAATAAAGATAAAATTTGCGGCAAAAGGTGGTGGCTCTGAAAATCAAAGTAAACAAGCAATGCTTAAACCTGCTGATGGATGGGAAGGTGTTAAAAAATTTGTCTTACAAGCAATAGCTAATGCAGGGCCAAATGCTTGTCCACCTTTTACCGTTGGAGTAGGAATTGGAGGAACATTTGATTATTCTGCCGTTCTTGCAAAAAAAGCGTTATTTAGAAAAGTAGGAGAGCCAAATCCTGACCCAATTGCTGCTAAAATAGAAAAAGAAATTCTTGAAGATGCCAATAAGCTCGGTGTTGGACCTCTTGGTTTTGGAGGAACTGTTACTGCAATAGATGTAAAAGTTGAGATGGCACCTTGCCATATAGCATCTTTACCGGTAGCAGTAAATATTCAATGCCATGCAGCAAGACATAAAGAGATAGAAATTTAA
- a CDS encoding Fe-S-containing hydro-lyase: MEKRIFTPLTDEIIEDLRAGDKVLLNGYVYTARDAAHKRMLQEYEQTGKLPFDIRGQVIYYVGPTPPKPGHIIGSAGPTTAYRMDKYTPKLLELGLKGTIGKGWRGPEVKEALKKYKAVYFAAYGGTAAILSKHIVSVEMVAYEDLGPEAIRKLEFKDFPVIVANDIYGGDVFEEGQKKYRKLVIT; the protein is encoded by the coding sequence ATGGAAAAAAGAATTTTTACCCCATTAACAGATGAAATAATAGAAGATTTAAGAGCAGGAGATAAAGTCCTATTAAATGGATATGTATATACTGCAAGAGATGCAGCACATAAAAGAATGCTTCAAGAATACGAACAAACAGGAAAACTACCTTTTGATATAAGAGGTCAAGTTATTTATTATGTAGGTCCAACACCACCAAAACCGGGACATATTATAGGTTCTGCCGGTCCTACAACTGCATATAGAATGGATAAATATACTCCAAAACTATTAGAACTTGGTCTTAAAGGAACCATAGGAAAAGGATGGAGAGGTCCTGAAGTTAAAGAAGCTTTGAAGAAATATAAAGCAGTATATTTTGCTGCTTATGGTGGAACTGCAGCAATTTTATCAAAGCATATAGTATCGGTAGAAATGGTTGCTTATGAAGATTTAGGACCAGAAGCTATAAGAAAACTTGAATTTAAAGATTTTCCTGTGATTGTAGCAAACGATATATACGGTGGAGATGTATTTGAAGAAGGACAGAAAAAATATAGAAAATTAGTTATTACATAA